A stretch of DNA from Campylobacter gracilis:
GAGATCGAGATGGCGGCGGCGAACGTAAGCGCGCTGCAAAACGCCCTACAGCTCGCTACTTTGACGAACGAGCGCCTTAAGAGCCTAGGCAAAAGCAACTCCGCGTCCAAGCAGCAGATTGACGAGGCGTTTTACTCGATGAAGCGCACGCAAGCCCAGCTGCAAAGCGCGCAGGCCAATCTGCGCCAGCTTCAAAGCGGCTATCGCGGCGAGGATGTCGGCGCCGCCCGCGCAAACTTGGCAAGCTGCGAAGAAAATCTGAAATATCTGAATTACCAAATCGAGACGCAAAGCGTGCTAAAAGCGCCCTTTAGCGGGCAGATCAGAGCGCGCCTTAAGGAGCTCGGCGACATTAGCATACCCAGCGTGGGCGTTTTTGAGCTCAGCGAAGTAAAAAACAAGCGCGCGAAATTTTATCTAAGCGAAAATCAGCTCCGCTTCCTGCGCGCCGGACAGAACGTGCGGATCATCGCCGCGGACGGCTCTAGCGCGAGCGCAAAGGTCGCCTACGTGAGCCAAACCGCGATGTACACGCCCCGCACGGTGCAGACCGAGGAGCTGCGCGCCGATCTCGTGTGGGAGGCGCGCGCCGATTTCAGCGACGAGGACGGCAGCTTTCGCCTAGGACAGCCGATCAGCGTGGAATTTTAACGCGCAAACGCTACGCGCAAAATTTTAATGCACGAGCGAAATTTAGCGCGCGGGCGGCACTTTGGAGACTGCGGGCAAAATTTGGATAGCAAAG
This window harbors:
- a CDS encoding HlyD family efflux transporter periplasmic adaptor subunit — translated: MKRLLIFVVFALAALAAAIYFNLDRREEVAHKAYGIIDIRQSSLSFERSGRISALYRDEGDFVQAGDVLAALDTADLSYQRRIQIARCDGLKFSLQKLQSGFRSEEIEMAAANVSALQNALQLATLTNERLKSLGKSNSASKQQIDEAFYSMKRTQAQLQSAQANLRQLQSGYRGEDVGAARANLASCEENLKYLNYQIETQSVLKAPFSGQIRARLKELGDISIPSVGVFELSEVKNKRAKFYLSENQLRFLRAGQNVRIIAADGSSASAKVAYVSQTAMYTPRTVQTEELRADLVWEARADFSDEDGSFRLGQPISVEF